Proteins from a single region of Pseudomonas fulva:
- a CDS encoding site-specific integrase: MSSDFKVRRRVKKVTLFSHYSLNRLAVKEADNLTFLYWPNGEPCHLANLYMISLRNRISMGRKTGLSRRGKGGGTIGGYAHKISRLLNFTFSLDINLTDLNDGLFCDFVDELRIEKNKLYPSELARNEDTLHDICSACLYFLEFIGSLFDDDKFVAKNGIIKAYQEKVKSPAGYDTYVWRHHTFSSGEAGESRKPISQHTVKDLREAANKFPKSDHIAARTQLILSMLENLGCRRGELAEILLESVLEAMAMKFPSLKLITLKRGRPHLRTVPVTRMLLNEIYNYIELYRVDIIDRCLGGKDHGFLLVAETTGRPYSPDSITNEIRLLRKNANISEPATAHLFRHAFITNLFVLMIERHRLRDQASFKNQFISDTFFKHQILQLTGQKTLKALDTYINIAFARVNNYTASVSAADLLRIHRQFDDYFDRLLSDYTEGRISKEKFHRALATLRAARDSDYQGAEELETRFRDGISDTLFPS; encoded by the coding sequence ATGAGCTCAGACTTTAAAGTCCGAAGACGTGTTAAAAAGGTAACTCTCTTCAGCCATTACTCTTTGAACCGTCTTGCCGTAAAAGAAGCTGACAATCTTACATTTCTTTATTGGCCTAATGGAGAGCCATGCCACCTTGCCAATCTCTATATGATCTCGCTACGAAACCGCATAAGCATGGGCCGGAAGACTGGACTTTCGCGCCGAGGCAAGGGAGGCGGTACGATAGGTGGCTACGCGCACAAAATAAGCAGATTACTAAATTTCACTTTCAGCCTAGACATTAATCTTACCGACCTGAATGACGGGCTCTTCTGTGACTTCGTAGACGAACTCAGAATCGAAAAAAATAAATTATACCCCTCTGAACTCGCCAGAAATGAAGATACTCTCCACGACATATGCAGTGCATGTCTTTACTTTCTGGAGTTTATCGGCTCTCTTTTTGATGATGACAAATTTGTCGCAAAAAATGGGATAATCAAAGCCTATCAGGAAAAGGTAAAAAGCCCAGCAGGGTATGACACCTACGTTTGGCGACATCATACCTTCAGTTCAGGCGAGGCAGGTGAGTCGCGTAAACCTATATCGCAACACACTGTAAAAGACCTGCGAGAGGCAGCTAACAAATTCCCAAAGTCCGATCATATTGCTGCTCGAACGCAGCTTATTCTCTCAATGCTTGAGAACCTCGGGTGTCGTAGAGGTGAGTTGGCGGAAATATTGCTGGAAAGCGTGCTGGAAGCAATGGCAATGAAATTCCCCAGCCTAAAATTGATAACACTCAAGCGAGGCAGACCGCACCTGAGAACGGTGCCAGTCACTCGCATGCTATTAAATGAAATATACAACTACATAGAGCTATATAGAGTAGATATTATTGACAGGTGTCTAGGCGGAAAAGATCATGGCTTTCTTCTCGTTGCCGAGACCACTGGACGGCCCTATAGCCCGGACAGCATCACCAACGAAATTCGCCTACTTCGAAAGAATGCTAATATAAGTGAGCCAGCCACTGCCCATTTGTTTAGGCACGCATTTATCACTAACTTATTTGTACTCATGATAGAGAGACATCGCCTCAGGGATCAAGCCAGCTTCAAGAATCAGTTCATAAGCGATACATTTTTCAAGCACCAGATCCTGCAGTTAACAGGTCAGAAAACTCTCAAGGCACTAGACACATATATCAATATAGCCTTCGCGCGCGTTAACAATTACACGGCATCTGTATCTGCTGCTGATCTTTTGAGAATCCATAGGCAATTCGATGACTATTTCGATCGCCTGCTTTCAGACTACACCGAAGGTCGAATCTCCAAGGAAAAATTCCATAGGGCCTTGGCCACACTAAGAGCGGCGCGCGATTCCGACTATCAAGGCGCCGAAGAGTTAGAAACCAGGTTCCGAGATGGCATCTCCGACACGCTATTTCCAAGTTAG
- a CDS encoding DEAD/DEAH box helicase, with product MKEIYDVAKQSLDEDGFSAFRYLSAVNALLSNPVSTSLGRDLAIRALDARERFIDHAVILRNMVRKAGLFPYLKKEFSDLSQGDLIALDVYRTPFSEDYVFHSMQFRVFDLLKAGRNVVLSAPTSMGKSAIVDSLLGLGRLKRVVLVVPTVALADETRRRLQERFGEVYQIIHHSSQECRSEWVVYVLTQERVNERDDIKFIDLFVIDEFYKLAFQQLKNGTTDFKDERVIELNIALSKLLKVSKQFYLTGPFINSIRGLTELGHDHTFISADFNTVAVDVQTFGVSPDDDVGKLKMLATIAPQCKGATIIYCKSPRVAGKVARELVRLGYGQPFQSEHIDWVAEEFDPEWDYTYALRNGIGLHFGGLPRALQQYTADRFNDGDLRFLLCTSTIIEGVNTIAKNVVIYDNRNGTRAIDKFTHGNIKGRAGRMGIHFVGKVFCLEDVPQDNLNQEVDVPLGIQDADTPLNLLASAQPDHLTEYSQGRFETEFSQDRFSIDLVKKHSYFRMEQFEQLYSMVEMLSEDEFDSLVFHWSPATGFLKTLTKISSQLVPKAFTANGLQTKYPDTILAKLTSYQKAESYSAYLKGQVDYTKQKIRDGEELNLSSALNNDLKLVSNAFGYTIPKVLGLLEDVVRLHAPKRGVRGTIDYSHVRMTFESFHLPAGVNALEEIGIPIQTLHRMSSLLEFPEGAGVDELANYLRQNKQAWRFMGDVDQSFVKRALGDV from the coding sequence ATGAAAGAAATTTACGATGTAGCCAAGCAGAGCTTAGATGAGGATGGGTTCTCAGCGTTCCGGTACCTATCGGCGGTCAACGCCCTCTTGTCCAACCCGGTTTCCACCTCCCTCGGCAGAGACCTGGCAATTAGGGCACTCGATGCACGTGAGAGATTCATCGACCATGCCGTCATTTTGCGCAATATGGTCAGGAAGGCAGGCCTGTTCCCTTACTTGAAGAAAGAGTTTTCTGACCTTTCCCAAGGGGACTTAATCGCCCTGGATGTGTACCGAACCCCCTTCTCCGAAGACTACGTCTTTCACTCGATGCAGTTTCGAGTATTCGACTTACTCAAGGCTGGTCGCAACGTCGTGCTCAGCGCTCCGACCAGCATGGGTAAGAGCGCTATCGTCGACTCGCTGTTGGGACTAGGACGCCTGAAGCGTGTCGTCTTAGTGGTACCAACCGTTGCGTTAGCTGACGAGACGCGCAGGCGTCTCCAAGAGCGCTTTGGTGAGGTCTATCAGATCATCCACCACAGCTCGCAAGAGTGCCGTAGCGAGTGGGTCGTTTACGTTCTTACTCAAGAGCGGGTTAACGAGCGAGACGACATCAAGTTCATCGATCTTTTTGTTATCGACGAGTTTTACAAACTGGCCTTTCAGCAGCTCAAAAATGGCACTACTGACTTCAAGGACGAGCGAGTCATTGAGTTGAATATCGCCCTTAGTAAGCTGCTGAAGGTGTCTAAGCAGTTCTACCTCACCGGGCCCTTCATAAACAGCATTCGTGGCTTGACGGAGCTAGGACATGATCACACGTTCATCTCCGCTGATTTCAACACTGTGGCCGTCGATGTACAGACGTTCGGTGTAAGTCCTGACGACGACGTAGGCAAGCTGAAAATGTTGGCGACTATCGCCCCGCAGTGCAAGGGAGCCACGATCATCTACTGCAAGTCGCCTAGAGTCGCTGGGAAGGTTGCCCGCGAGCTTGTTCGGCTTGGATACGGCCAGCCTTTCCAGAGTGAGCATATCGATTGGGTTGCCGAGGAATTCGATCCTGAATGGGACTACACCTATGCCCTCAGGAACGGTATTGGCCTGCATTTCGGCGGTCTCCCTCGCGCTCTCCAGCAATACACCGCTGACCGATTCAATGACGGCGACCTGCGCTTTCTGCTGTGCACTTCCACCATCATTGAGGGGGTGAACACGATTGCGAAAAATGTCGTCATCTATGACAACCGAAACGGAACGCGTGCAATCGATAAGTTTACTCATGGCAATATAAAAGGCCGTGCGGGTCGGATGGGCATCCATTTCGTAGGCAAGGTTTTTTGCCTCGAAGATGTACCGCAGGACAATCTGAATCAGGAGGTCGATGTACCACTGGGGATTCAGGATGCAGATACACCCCTGAACCTACTCGCGAGCGCGCAGCCTGATCACCTGACTGAATATTCCCAAGGCAGGTTCGAAACCGAATTCTCCCAGGATCGGTTTTCTATCGATCTGGTCAAGAAGCACTCCTACTTCCGGATGGAGCAGTTCGAGCAGTTGTACAGCATGGTTGAGATGCTTAGTGAGGACGAGTTTGATTCGCTCGTGTTTCACTGGTCGCCAGCAACTGGCTTTCTGAAAACCTTGACCAAGATCAGCAGCCAGCTTGTGCCCAAAGCGTTTACCGCAAATGGGCTGCAGACCAAGTATCCAGATACCATCCTGGCCAAGCTGACGAGTTATCAGAAAGCAGAGAGTTACTCGGCGTATCTGAAAGGTCAGGTTGATTACACAAAGCAGAAGATTAGGGACGGTGAGGAACTAAACCTTTCTTCTGCGCTAAACAATGATCTGAAGCTGGTAAGCAATGCCTTCGGCTATACCATCCCCAAGGTACTCGGGCTGCTGGAAGATGTAGTCCGCTTGCACGCTCCCAAAAGGGGCGTGCGCGGTACGATTGACTACAGCCACGTCAGAATGACTTTTGAGAGCTTCCATCTCCCTGCTGGAGTGAATGCACTTGAGGAGATAGGTATCCCTATCCAGACGCTACACCGCATGTCGTCGCTGCTGGAGTTCCCAGAAGGAGCGGGGGTGGATGAGTTGGCAAACTATCTCCGGCAGAACAAGCAGGCCTGGAGGTTCATGGGGGACGTCGACCAGAGCTTCGTCAAGCGCGCGCTGGGGGATGTGTGA
- the hrpB gene encoding ATP-dependent helicase HrpB, protein MSSLPIDATLPSLIQALHDRHEVVLQAPPGAGKTTRVPLALLSQPWLGDQTILMLEPRRLAARAAAERMASELGEKVGETVGYRIRLESRVGPKTRIEVVTEGILARRLQDDPSLDGVGLVIFDEFHLRNLDADLALALTLSGRELLRDEPPLKLLLMSATLEGARLSSVLNDAPVVTSEGRMYPVSTVWGSPYQPGERIDARVTETCLAAIDEQPGSVLVFLPGQAEIRRVAEALEEQLSSRADVMVCPLYGDLDLSAQRAAIDPPPKGSRKIVLATNIAETSLTIEGVRVVVDTGLERVPKFDPRSGMTRLDTQRISKASATQRAGRAGRLEPGICYRLWSESQHEQIAGYSPPEILHADLAALALQLARWGMKPEEMTWLDQPPTASFAQARDLLKRLGALDDSDQLTPHGSAMSELPAHPRIAHMLIKGNAMGLDELACNIAALLGEKDILRGAGADLQSRLSALSGEQHSRRSGGSLQRVKQSARQYRSLLRGRASSPVSEPDHPRWVGCLLAFAYPDRIGLQRRASASEYRLSNGRAAVFSEPDTLNKHEWLVVADLGSRQGQRDERIYLASDLDPAFFDDELADLVRSVDEVDWDEREGVLKAERQLKVGQLILSAAPLPNLDEQARSLALVNLVRRKGIELLPWNPELRQWQARVNLLRELDIQNGRAQSGQTQNGQTQSKWPDLSDVNLLNTLEEWLTPYLGKVTRLSHFSQLDLSSIVRSLLPWPLPQELEVQAPQAIQVPSGSNIRIDYSQHPPILAVRLQELFGLAETPRIAQGKQPLILHLLSPARRPVQVTQDLANFWRSTYLEVKKDLKGRYPKHYWPENPLVAEATARAKPRGT, encoded by the coding sequence ATGAGTTCGCTGCCCATCGACGCCACTTTGCCGTCGCTTATCCAAGCCCTTCACGATCGCCATGAAGTGGTACTACAAGCACCTCCTGGCGCCGGTAAAACCACCCGGGTTCCTCTCGCGCTCCTCAGCCAGCCATGGCTGGGCGATCAAACAATTCTGATGCTCGAACCCCGACGGCTTGCGGCCCGTGCTGCAGCTGAGCGCATGGCCTCAGAATTGGGTGAGAAAGTCGGTGAGACTGTTGGCTACCGAATTCGCTTGGAGAGCCGTGTTGGGCCCAAGACACGGATCGAGGTAGTCACTGAGGGAATTCTTGCCCGCAGACTGCAGGATGACCCATCGTTGGATGGCGTTGGCCTGGTTATTTTTGACGAATTCCATCTGAGAAATCTGGACGCGGATCTAGCGTTGGCGCTTACCCTCAGTGGTCGTGAACTGCTGCGTGATGAGCCTCCTCTGAAGCTGCTGCTGATGTCCGCAACACTGGAAGGTGCTCGCCTGTCGAGCGTGCTGAATGATGCGCCAGTCGTCACCAGTGAAGGACGGATGTATCCGGTCTCCACGGTCTGGGGTAGCCCCTATCAGCCGGGCGAGCGTATCGATGCGAGAGTCACAGAGACGTGCCTGGCCGCCATTGACGAACAGCCAGGAAGTGTGCTGGTGTTCCTTCCTGGGCAAGCAGAGATTCGGCGGGTGGCGGAGGCCCTCGAAGAACAGTTGAGCAGCCGCGCTGATGTGATGGTATGCCCACTCTACGGTGACCTTGACCTGAGCGCCCAGCGTGCGGCGATAGACCCGCCCCCTAAGGGCTCTCGAAAAATCGTTCTGGCCACGAATATCGCCGAGACTAGCTTGACCATCGAAGGTGTCCGGGTAGTGGTGGACACAGGTCTTGAACGCGTACCGAAGTTCGATCCTCGCAGCGGGATGACCCGACTCGACACGCAACGTATTTCCAAGGCCAGCGCCACCCAGCGCGCGGGACGTGCAGGGCGATTGGAGCCAGGTATTTGCTATCGCCTGTGGTCAGAATCTCAGCACGAGCAAATAGCCGGCTACAGCCCCCCGGAGATCCTACATGCGGATCTTGCGGCACTGGCACTGCAGCTGGCCAGGTGGGGAATGAAGCCGGAAGAGATGACCTGGCTTGACCAACCTCCAACCGCATCCTTTGCCCAAGCCAGAGACTTGCTGAAGCGTCTTGGCGCGCTTGATGATTCTGATCAGCTAACACCACACGGTTCGGCCATGAGCGAGCTCCCGGCGCATCCTCGGATCGCTCACATGCTCATCAAAGGCAACGCGATGGGACTAGACGAGCTTGCGTGCAACATCGCGGCGCTGCTGGGAGAGAAGGACATTCTGCGTGGAGCGGGTGCCGACCTTCAGTCCAGGCTGAGTGCCTTGTCAGGCGAGCAGCATTCACGTCGAAGCGGTGGTTCCCTCCAGCGCGTGAAGCAGTCTGCTCGGCAATACCGATCGCTGCTGCGAGGAAGGGCCTCTAGTCCCGTCAGCGAGCCCGATCACCCACGGTGGGTAGGGTGCCTGCTGGCGTTCGCCTACCCTGACCGAATCGGCCTCCAGAGGCGTGCGAGTGCTTCCGAATATCGCCTCTCCAACGGTCGTGCCGCCGTGTTCTCAGAGCCCGATACTCTTAACAAGCATGAGTGGCTGGTGGTAGCTGACTTGGGTAGCCGACAGGGTCAGCGCGACGAGCGGATCTACCTGGCAAGTGATCTCGATCCAGCCTTTTTCGATGACGAGCTGGCTGACCTTGTGAGGTCTGTGGATGAGGTCGATTGGGACGAGAGGGAAGGTGTTCTGAAGGCTGAGCGGCAGCTGAAGGTTGGGCAGTTGATACTGTCCGCCGCTCCTCTGCCAAATCTTGATGAGCAGGCTCGGTCACTCGCTCTGGTAAACCTCGTGAGGCGCAAGGGCATCGAACTCCTGCCTTGGAACCCTGAGTTAAGGCAGTGGCAAGCACGGGTTAATCTGCTGCGTGAGCTGGATATCCAGAATGGCCGAGCACAGAGTGGCCAGACACAAAATGGTCAGACACAGAGCAAGTGGCCTGACCTAAGTGATGTCAATCTCCTCAATACGCTCGAAGAATGGCTCACGCCGTACCTGGGCAAAGTCACGAGGCTCAGCCACTTCAGTCAGTTGGATCTGTCGTCGATAGTCAGGAGTCTCCTGCCTTGGCCGCTACCGCAGGAGCTGGAAGTCCAGGCACCTCAGGCGATCCAGGTGCCGTCTGGCTCGAATATCCGTATCGATTACTCGCAGCATCCTCCTATTCTCGCGGTGCGGCTGCAGGAGCTCTTTGGACTGGCTGAAACCCCACGCATCGCTCAAGGCAAGCAGCCGCTGATTCTGCATCTTCTATCGCCGGCTCGCAGGCCTGTACAGGTTACCCAGGATCTCGCAAATTTCTGGCGTAGCACCTACTTGGAAGTGAAGAAGGATCTTAAGGGTAGGTATCCCAAGCACTACTGGCCCGAAAATCCATTAGTGGCCGAGGCTACGGCACGGGCTAAACCTCGCGGGACGTAG
- a CDS encoding HamA C-terminal domain-containing protein, with the protein MEPNDSGGVAAKHGFIFQDCVAAYYVTQMLRDKKIQRVRCEVTDDIDVVCDDFVEFVQVKTTTKTHWARNDLLVLSKGADKRKIPGSSIIHKSMQSEPTLTVPRRFRVVTEHPVNVTLEYLLINHGERTGKPGRDDLIDYLNEKTNNYVAPNGVSVATWVDAALWEVFRTMREIELLGISNIRRAAYDLHGVILSTEASAEDIWRGILDTVTRKGAMSRRIHSVDSKSYLRADLNKWFEGLVEEDQKQAGRKVYVKRQLPHILVPFRNPLATSCAKRNGRVLHQQYSLTRYRYKHIVDNVCKWLDEVFLRPSELADIHKLSAVELGQRLRNTVFASLADARSFLGRVLLHAAIRQMHASQPIPCLLYLDGQDEAKILENVHIVRRDPEGDQLWVGFSELVTTSNISTRLSEIREELYEEITGCFSNARGKILDIKDDSYLLRHDIDVILDESNPFDAHLDRFRFLVFVGYDSSLLTDPETLGYEDHLEQETAALFEAFAGDLKHNPTFAKLTIDVFIYPAPSLAILTQLVDEQVRKAV; encoded by the coding sequence ATGGAACCTAATGACTCTGGCGGAGTCGCTGCCAAGCACGGCTTCATCTTCCAGGATTGTGTCGCTGCCTATTACGTCACTCAGATGCTGCGTGACAAAAAAATCCAACGCGTACGATGTGAGGTCACTGACGATATTGATGTCGTCTGCGATGACTTTGTTGAATTCGTGCAGGTGAAGACAACTACGAAGACCCACTGGGCGAGAAACGACCTTTTAGTCCTCAGCAAAGGCGCCGACAAAAGGAAGATTCCGGGCAGCTCGATCATACATAAGTCAATGCAGAGCGAACCCACGCTCACCGTGCCCAGAAGATTCAGGGTCGTCACAGAGCATCCGGTCAACGTCACCCTCGAGTACCTGCTCATCAACCATGGCGAGCGCACTGGAAAACCTGGGCGCGATGATCTTATCGACTACCTGAACGAGAAGACCAATAACTATGTTGCCCCCAATGGAGTGAGCGTAGCGACCTGGGTAGACGCTGCGCTGTGGGAGGTTTTCCGAACCATGCGCGAGATTGAACTGCTGGGGATCAGCAACATTCGAAGGGCCGCGTATGATCTTCACGGTGTGATATTAAGCACCGAGGCCTCGGCAGAGGACATCTGGCGAGGCATTTTGGACACCGTCACCCGCAAAGGGGCCATGTCACGCAGAATCCACTCCGTCGACAGCAAATCCTACCTTCGAGCGGATTTGAATAAGTGGTTCGAAGGTCTGGTCGAGGAGGATCAGAAGCAGGCAGGGCGTAAGGTCTACGTCAAACGCCAGTTACCTCATATCCTTGTTCCGTTTCGCAATCCGCTGGCCACCTCGTGCGCCAAGCGTAATGGGCGTGTCCTGCATCAACAGTACAGCCTCACGCGCTACCGCTATAAACACATCGTCGACAACGTGTGCAAATGGCTCGATGAAGTGTTCCTTCGTCCCAGTGAACTCGCAGACATCCACAAGTTATCGGCTGTCGAGCTAGGCCAGCGATTGAGAAACACAGTGTTCGCTTCTTTGGCAGATGCTCGTTCATTCCTGGGGCGAGTGCTTCTTCATGCCGCGATACGGCAAATGCACGCGAGCCAGCCCATTCCGTGCTTGCTTTACCTCGACGGTCAGGACGAAGCAAAGATCCTTGAGAACGTCCATATCGTTCGGCGAGACCCGGAGGGCGATCAGCTATGGGTTGGCTTCAGTGAGCTTGTGACTACTTCCAATATCTCTACGCGCTTGTCTGAGATTCGCGAGGAGCTCTATGAGGAAATCACCGGATGTTTCAGTAACGCACGGGGCAAGATTCTCGATATCAAGGACGACAGCTACCTGCTGCGTCATGACATCGACGTCATCCTCGACGAGAGCAACCCATTTGATGCACACCTAGATCGATTCAGATTTTTGGTGTTCGTCGGCTACGATTCTTCGTTGCTGACCGACCCTGAAACTCTTGGATATGAAGATCATCTGGAGCAGGAAACGGCGGCTCTTTTCGAAGCGTTTGCAGGCGACCTAAAGCACAACCCGACGTTCGCAAAACTTACGATCGATGTGTTCATCTACCCCGCACCAAGCTTGGCAATTTTGACTCAGCTAGTGGACGAGCAGGTCAGGAAGGCCGTATGA